One Primulina huaijiensis isolate GDHJ02 chromosome 5, ASM1229523v2, whole genome shotgun sequence DNA segment encodes these proteins:
- the LOC140977158 gene encoding uncharacterized protein isoform X1: MVDLPVGAAAKVTSPSSSIFDSHQFDFGPERWAQTEQAAHELIQKVQLTAASEERRGKITGYVQRFIRNRLGAEVFPYGSVPLKTYLPDGDIDLTAFGGANSEDKLADEIKFALEEEAKNKEAEFVVKDVQLIHAEVKIVKCIVQDIVVDISLNQIGGLSALCFLEQVDRFIGKDHLFKRSIILTKAWCYYESRILGADHGLISTYALEIMVLYIFHLFYSTLNGPLSVLRKFLDYFSKFDWETYCISLKGPVRLSSLPDVVPEILEDCCGGLMLTNDFLSSCTKAFSIPSTNSRGFQQKHLNIIDPLKETNNLGRSVNKANFYRIRSAFNYGTQRLDRILLQPEHVIPKELHKFFSDSIARHRCGQRHDVQEFVPPPTCNGTITDLPVSKAELRKNDILSLETHVNHSHLAMDLATSGMQGLGISSDFPDTMVPIIESARATVKPVFAPHLFFSNSKMHNGSTRNRKSDSDHCNDHKAGVSSVKANDILMDGAKPLTFQGSANRIGTPELLNFSVDLTGDYESYLYGLEYGRRCYEYTLAVPSSPVPPSRSPPFFQIKNPQDDVQSPSQLPTNGFSFRHPNSFHPGSPVYAMPHLLLPGMAFGWEEMPKPRGTGTYFPNTNQPPQGYRPSALKGRSQVPPRTHLNNEWNPIFMEPSMLDRSLHEPAPSSDSRQPSSPHCNGLAVEREPEGTVGFGVGHAFGTSMQEISRRQRPSSPSPSPSPSSPRSFPATQGPQPGFSRERDRIAMRSSYSLKDEDDFPPLSV; encoded by the exons ATGGTTGATCTTCCGGTCGGCGCAGCCGCTAAGGTCACTTCACCTTCATCATCGATCTTTGACTCCCATCAGTTTGATTTCGGACCGGAGCGTTGGGCCCAGACGGAACAGGCTGCACATGAGCTAATTCAGAAGGTCCAGCTAACTGCTGCATCAGAAGAGAGGAGAGGGAAAATTACTGGTTACGTTCAGAGATTCATTAGGAATCGTCTTGGTGCTGAG GTATTTCCTTATGGATCTGTGCCGTTGAAAACTTATCTCCCTGATGGAGACATTGATCTGACTGCCTTTGGTGGTGCGAATAGTGAAGATAAGTTGGCTGATGAAATAAAATTTGCTCTGGAAGAGGAGGCAAAAAATAAGGAAGCTGAGTTTGTTGTAAAGGATGTCCAGCTAATCCATGCTGAG GTTAAGATTGTGAAATGCATTGTTCAGGATATTGTTGTCGACATCTCCCTCAATCAAATTGGTGGCCTGTCTGCTTTATGTTTTCTTGAGCAG GTTGATCGCTTCATTGGCAAAGATCATCTATTTAAGCGCAGTATTATACTGACCAAAGCCTGGTGCTATTATGAAAGTCGTATTCTTGGTGCTGATCATGGATTGATTTCAACATATGCTCTGGAGATTATGGTTTTGTACATCTTCCATCTCTTCTACTCGACATTAAACGGTCCTTTATCT GTTTTACGTAAATTTTTGGACTACTTCAGTAAATTTGACTGGGAAACCTACTGTATCAGCTTAAAAGGGCCTGTTCGACTTTCCTCGTTGCCAGATGTTGTGC CTGAGATACTGGAAGACTGTTGTGGTGGCTTAATGCTGACAAATGATTTCTTAAGTTCTTGTACTAAAGCATTCTCGATCCCTTCCACAAATTCCCGTGGATTTCAGCAGAAGCATCTAAACATAATTGATCCCTTAAAGGAGACAAATAATCTAGGCCGTAGTGTCAATAAAG CAAATTTTTACCGGATTCGCAGCGCTTTCAATTATGGTACTCAGAGACTTGACCGAATACTTTTGCAGCCTGAACATGTAATTCCTAAGGAGTTGCATAAGTTCTTTTCAGACTCTATAGCTAGGCATAGATGCGGACAAAGGCATGATGTTCAAGAATTTGTTCCACCACCGACTTGCAATGGTACCATCACCGATTTACCTGTTTCTAAGGCAGAGTTGCGAAAAAACGACATCTTGTCCTTAGAAACACATGTTAATCACTCTCACTTGGCAATGGATCTTGCCACTTCAGGTATGCAAGGCCTTGGGATTTCCAGTGATTTTCCTGACACTATGGTTCCGATTATTGAGAGTGCTCGTGCAACTGTTAAGCCCGTTTTTGCCCCTCACCTCTTTTTCTCCAATTCAAAAATGCATAACGGGAGTACAAGGAACAGAAAATCAGATTCAGATCACTGCAATGATCATAAAGCAGGTGTTTCTTCCGTTAAGGCAAATGACATTCTCATGGATGGCGCAAAGCCATTAACTTTTCAGGGTTCGGCTAATAGGATTGGGACACCTGAATTGTTGAATTTTTCGGTAGATCTTACTGGGGATTATGAAAGTTACTTGTATGGGTTAGAATATGGTCGGCGGTGTTATGAATATACATTAGCTGTACCTTCTTCACCGGTGCCTCCCTCTCGAAGCCCTCCTTTTTTTCAGATCAAGAATCCTCAGGATGATGTCCAATCTCCATCACAGTTGCCGACCAATGGGTTTTCCTTCCGACATCCCAATAGCTTCCATCCGGGTTCTCCAGTGTATGCCATGCCACATTTACTGCTACCAGGTATGGCTTTTGGATGGGAAGAAATGCCAAAGCCCCGAGGCACAGGAACATATTTCCCTAATACG AACCAACCCCCACAAGGCTATCGACCTTCGGCTCTGAAAGGAAGGAGTCAGGTTCCACCAAGGACTCACCTTAATAACGAGTGGAACCCAATATTTATGGAGCCAAGTATGCTCGACAGAAGCCTGCACGAGCCAGCACCATCCTCTGATAGCCGCCAACCATCTTCTCCTCACTGCAATGGCTTGGCCGTCGAACGAGAACCTGAGGGAACAGTTGGATTTGGGGTCGGACATGCATTTGGAACCTCCATGCAAGAAATAAGCAGGCGACAGAGACCCTCTTCTCCTTCTCCTTCTCCTTCTCCTTCTTCTCCTAGGAGTTTCCCTGCGACGCAAGGGCCACAACCTGGATTCAGCAGGGAACGTGATAG GATCGCAATGAGGTCTTCATACTCACTTAAAGATGAAGATGATTTCCCTCCATTGTCTGTCTAA
- the LOC140977158 gene encoding uncharacterized protein isoform X2: MVDLPVGAAAKVTSPSSSIFDSHQFDFGPERWAQTEQAAHELIQKVQLTAASEERRGKITGYVQRFIRNRLGAEVFPYGSVPLKTYLPDGDIDLTAFGGANSEDKLADEIKFALEEEAKNKEAEFVVKDVQLIHAEVKIVKCIVQDIVVDISLNQIGGLSALCFLEQVDRFIGKDHLFKRSIILTKAWCYYESRILGADHGLISTYALEIMVLYIFHLFYSTLNGPLSVLRKFLDYFSKFDWETYCISLKGPVRLSSLPDVVPEILEDCCGGLMLTNDFLSSCTKAFSIPSTNSRGFQQKHLNIIDPLKETNNLGRSVNKANFYRIRSAFNYGTQRLDRILLQPEHVIPKELHKFFSDSIARHRCGQRHDVQEFVPPPTCNGMQGLGISSDFPDTMVPIIESARATVKPVFAPHLFFSNSKMHNGSTRNRKSDSDHCNDHKAGVSSVKANDILMDGAKPLTFQGSANRIGTPELLNFSVDLTGDYESYLYGLEYGRRCYEYTLAVPSSPVPPSRSPPFFQIKNPQDDVQSPSQLPTNGFSFRHPNSFHPGSPVYAMPHLLLPGMAFGWEEMPKPRGTGTYFPNTNQPPQGYRPSALKGRSQVPPRTHLNNEWNPIFMEPSMLDRSLHEPAPSSDSRQPSSPHCNGLAVEREPEGTVGFGVGHAFGTSMQEISRRQRPSSPSPSPSPSSPRSFPATQGPQPGFSRERDRIAMRSSYSLKDEDDFPPLSV, encoded by the exons ATGGTTGATCTTCCGGTCGGCGCAGCCGCTAAGGTCACTTCACCTTCATCATCGATCTTTGACTCCCATCAGTTTGATTTCGGACCGGAGCGTTGGGCCCAGACGGAACAGGCTGCACATGAGCTAATTCAGAAGGTCCAGCTAACTGCTGCATCAGAAGAGAGGAGAGGGAAAATTACTGGTTACGTTCAGAGATTCATTAGGAATCGTCTTGGTGCTGAG GTATTTCCTTATGGATCTGTGCCGTTGAAAACTTATCTCCCTGATGGAGACATTGATCTGACTGCCTTTGGTGGTGCGAATAGTGAAGATAAGTTGGCTGATGAAATAAAATTTGCTCTGGAAGAGGAGGCAAAAAATAAGGAAGCTGAGTTTGTTGTAAAGGATGTCCAGCTAATCCATGCTGAG GTTAAGATTGTGAAATGCATTGTTCAGGATATTGTTGTCGACATCTCCCTCAATCAAATTGGTGGCCTGTCTGCTTTATGTTTTCTTGAGCAG GTTGATCGCTTCATTGGCAAAGATCATCTATTTAAGCGCAGTATTATACTGACCAAAGCCTGGTGCTATTATGAAAGTCGTATTCTTGGTGCTGATCATGGATTGATTTCAACATATGCTCTGGAGATTATGGTTTTGTACATCTTCCATCTCTTCTACTCGACATTAAACGGTCCTTTATCT GTTTTACGTAAATTTTTGGACTACTTCAGTAAATTTGACTGGGAAACCTACTGTATCAGCTTAAAAGGGCCTGTTCGACTTTCCTCGTTGCCAGATGTTGTGC CTGAGATACTGGAAGACTGTTGTGGTGGCTTAATGCTGACAAATGATTTCTTAAGTTCTTGTACTAAAGCATTCTCGATCCCTTCCACAAATTCCCGTGGATTTCAGCAGAAGCATCTAAACATAATTGATCCCTTAAAGGAGACAAATAATCTAGGCCGTAGTGTCAATAAAG CAAATTTTTACCGGATTCGCAGCGCTTTCAATTATGGTACTCAGAGACTTGACCGAATACTTTTGCAGCCTGAACATGTAATTCCTAAGGAGTTGCATAAGTTCTTTTCAGACTCTATAGCTAGGCATAGATGCGGACAAAGGCATGATGTTCAAGAATTTGTTCCACCACCGACTTGCAATG GTATGCAAGGCCTTGGGATTTCCAGTGATTTTCCTGACACTATGGTTCCGATTATTGAGAGTGCTCGTGCAACTGTTAAGCCCGTTTTTGCCCCTCACCTCTTTTTCTCCAATTCAAAAATGCATAACGGGAGTACAAGGAACAGAAAATCAGATTCAGATCACTGCAATGATCATAAAGCAGGTGTTTCTTCCGTTAAGGCAAATGACATTCTCATGGATGGCGCAAAGCCATTAACTTTTCAGGGTTCGGCTAATAGGATTGGGACACCTGAATTGTTGAATTTTTCGGTAGATCTTACTGGGGATTATGAAAGTTACTTGTATGGGTTAGAATATGGTCGGCGGTGTTATGAATATACATTAGCTGTACCTTCTTCACCGGTGCCTCCCTCTCGAAGCCCTCCTTTTTTTCAGATCAAGAATCCTCAGGATGATGTCCAATCTCCATCACAGTTGCCGACCAATGGGTTTTCCTTCCGACATCCCAATAGCTTCCATCCGGGTTCTCCAGTGTATGCCATGCCACATTTACTGCTACCAGGTATGGCTTTTGGATGGGAAGAAATGCCAAAGCCCCGAGGCACAGGAACATATTTCCCTAATACG AACCAACCCCCACAAGGCTATCGACCTTCGGCTCTGAAAGGAAGGAGTCAGGTTCCACCAAGGACTCACCTTAATAACGAGTGGAACCCAATATTTATGGAGCCAAGTATGCTCGACAGAAGCCTGCACGAGCCAGCACCATCCTCTGATAGCCGCCAACCATCTTCTCCTCACTGCAATGGCTTGGCCGTCGAACGAGAACCTGAGGGAACAGTTGGATTTGGGGTCGGACATGCATTTGGAACCTCCATGCAAGAAATAAGCAGGCGACAGAGACCCTCTTCTCCTTCTCCTTCTCCTTCTCCTTCTTCTCCTAGGAGTTTCCCTGCGACGCAAGGGCCACAACCTGGATTCAGCAGGGAACGTGATAG GATCGCAATGAGGTCTTCATACTCACTTAAAGATGAAGATGATTTCCCTCCATTGTCTGTCTAA